A single window of Flavobacteriales bacterium DNA harbors:
- a CDS encoding GDP-mannose 4,6-dehydratase: protein MPAKLYNRTSANQNAVFLIIFSLLITACKEDPKQALKENSLKAVEVIDESPEITKSEEGVLDNGTDFLRDYKPQHEDGDINMIVEIPSGTLQKWEVEKKNGTLVWTFKNGKRRVVNYIGYPGNYGMVPQTVLPYEDGGDGDPLDVLLLGESIERGSVVKCKVIGVLNMLEAYRRSCPTAKFYQASSSEMFGLTVDEDKSQRETTVMNPVSPYGCSKVFGYNMIRNYRRAYKLHATNGILFNHESPRRGSNFVTNKVVKAAARIKLGLQDKLELGNMDSYRDWGHSWDYVRAMHLMMQHDEPGDWVVSTMETHSVREMCQLVFDYLHLDYKDYVTQNPKFLRPEELPYLKGDSTKIRTELGWEPKYTFERLMFEMVDYWLEYYSKNN from the coding sequence ATGCCTGCAAAACTATATAATAGAACGAGTGCAAACCAGAATGCTGTTTTTTTAATAATCTTTTCATTGTTAATAACTGCGTGTAAAGAGGATCCAAAGCAAGCTTTGAAAGAGAATTCTTTAAAGGCAGTAGAAGTTATAGACGAGTCGCCTGAGATTACAAAGTCGGAAGAAGGGGTGTTGGATAATGGAACTGATTTTTTAAGAGATTACAAACCTCAACATGAGGATGGTGATATTAATATGATTGTTGAGATTCCTTCAGGGACACTTCAGAAATGGGAAGTGGAAAAGAAAAATGGTACCCTCGTTTGGACATTTAAGAATGGAAAGCGAAGGGTGGTAAATTATATTGGGTATCCTGGGAATTATGGTATGGTTCCGCAAACGGTTTTGCCTTATGAAGATGGCGGAGATGGTGATCCATTAGACGTATTGTTGTTAGGAGAATCTATTGAACGAGGATCTGTTGTTAAGTGTAAGGTTATTGGAGTACTTAATATGTTAGAGGCATATAGAAGAAGTTGCCCAACCGCCAAGTTTTATCAAGCAAGTTCATCTGAAATGTTTGGGTTAACTGTAGATGAAGACAAATCACAAAGGGAAACAACAGTTATGAACCCAGTTTCACCATATGGGTGTTCCAAAGTATTTGGTTATAATATGATTAGAAATTATAGGAGAGCTTACAAATTACATGCAACAAATGGTATTTTATTTAATCATGAATCACCAAGAAGGGGTAGTAATTTTGTAACAAATAAAGTTGTGAAAGCTGCAGCAAGAATTAAATTAGGACTACAAGATAAACTTGAACTAGGTAATATGGATTCTTACAGAGATTGGGGGCATTCGTGGGATTATGTTAGAGCTATGCATTTAATGATGCAACATGATGAACCAGGTGATTGGGTAGTATCAACTATGGAAACCCATTCAGTTAGGGAAATGTGCCAGTTAGTATTCGACTATCTACATTTAGATTATAAAGATTATGTAACTCAGAACCCAAAGTTTTTAAGACCAGAAGAATTACCATACTTAAAGGGTGATTCTACAAAAATAAGAACAGAATTAGGTTGGGAACCTAAATACACATTTGAAAGGTTAATGTTTGAAATGGTTGATTATTGGTTGGAGTATTATTCTAAAAATAATTAA
- a CDS encoding NAD-dependent epimerase/dehydratase family protein — protein sequence MKLLVTGGNGMVGSTIDADVRFASQECDLTNFNDTLAFFKKHSPEAVIHCAGKIGGVGINSRLKGEFFYKNTMINTHVLEVSRLVGVKKLVCLLSTCIF from the coding sequence ATGAAATTACTAGTAACTGGAGGGAATGGCATGGTTGGCTCTACTATAGATGCGGATGTAAGATTTGCATCACAGGAGTGTGATTTAACTAATTTTAATGATACCTTAGCGTTTTTTAAGAAACATTCACCAGAAGCTGTTATACATTGTGCTGGAAAGATAGGAGGAGTTGGAATCAACTCTAGACTAAAAGGAGAATTTTTTTATAAGAACACAATGATTAATACTCATGTATTGGAGGTTTCTAGATTAGTTGGGGTTAAAAAGTTAGTGTGTTTATTGTCTACATGTATTTTCC